One window of the Thermasporomyces composti genome contains the following:
- a CDS encoding nucleotidyltransferase family protein produces MPEPSVAGLLLAAGAGRRLGQPKALVELDGRPLVDRGITLLRDAGCTPVHVVLGAAYDQVVAAAALDGATVVHNRDWRSGMGSSLRAGLASLPPHVGAVVVALVDQPRVTGEAVRRLIRAYRSGATVAVATYDDQPRNPVLLARPTWAAVAEVAHGDVGARPFLRAHPDLVTRVPCDDVGSPEDIDTPDDLAALRSGHR; encoded by the coding sequence ATGCCCGAGCCATCCGTCGCGGGGCTGCTGCTCGCCGCCGGTGCTGGTCGCCGTCTCGGCCAGCCCAAGGCGCTCGTCGAGCTCGACGGCCGTCCCCTCGTCGACCGCGGCATCACGCTGCTCCGCGACGCCGGCTGCACGCCGGTCCACGTCGTCCTCGGCGCGGCCTACGACCAGGTCGTCGCCGCCGCCGCGCTCGACGGCGCGACTGTCGTCCACAACCGGGACTGGCGAAGCGGCATGGGATCGTCGCTGCGCGCCGGCCTCGCCTCACTCCCACCCCACGTCGGCGCGGTGGTGGTCGCGCTGGTCGACCAGCCGCGGGTCACCGGCGAGGCCGTTCGTCGCCTGATCCGGGCGTACCGGAGCGGCGCCACCGTCGCCGTCGCGACGTACGACGACCAGCCCCGCAACCCCGTCCTGCTCGCACGGCCCACGTGGGCAGCTGTGGCCGAGGTGGCCCACGGCGACGTGGGCGCCAGGCCTTTCCTCCGCGCCCACCCCGACCTGGTGACCCGGGTGCCCTGTGACGACGTGGGCAGCCCAGAGGACATCGACACCCCCGACGACCTGGCCGCCCTGCGCTCAGGCCACCGCTGA